A genomic segment from Nicotiana tabacum cultivar K326 chromosome 7, ASM71507v2, whole genome shotgun sequence encodes:
- the LOC142162275 gene encoding 3'-5' exonuclease-like, translating into MYSSYGSSSSDTTTLKYRIKFGGRTIETTVTNKAAIANEWATEMLNKYAGKDTVVGLDNEWRPNFSPYRSNKTATLQLCIDDRCLIVQLFYLDEMPQTLKTFLANPNFIFVGVEVAEDILKLKNEYRLVCNRSADIRDVAKSTWPGRYSRPGLKDLAREICGLYMPKPKHVCMSNWEARVLSESQVEYACIDAYASYKIGHKLLMEM; encoded by the coding sequence ATGTACTCATCATATGGTAGCAGCAGCTCTGACACCACCACTTTAAAGTACCGAATCAAATTTGGTGGACGAACAATTGAAACAACAGTGACTAATAAAGCTGCGATTGCCAATGAATGGGCAACTGAAATGCTCAACAAATATGCTGGAAAAGACACAGTTGTTGGTTTAGACAACGAATGGAGACCTAATTTTAGTCCATATAGAAGCAACAAAACAGCTACACTCCAACTCTGCATCGACGACAGGTGTCTCATAGTGCAGTTGTTTTATTTGGACGAAATGCCACAAACCCTCAAAACATTCTTGGCTAATCCTAACTTTATATTTGTGGGAGTTGAGGTTGCTGAAGATATCCTTAAACTAAAGAATGAGTATAGATTGGTTTGTAATAGAAGTGCTGATATTCGTGATGTTGCTAAGAGTACGTGGCCAGGCAGGTATTCTCGTCCAGGATTGAAAGATCTTGCTCGTGAAATATGTGGTCTTTATATGCCTAAGCCAAAACATGTGTGCATGAGTAATTGGGAGGCAAGGGTTCTTAGTGAAAGCCAAGTTGAATATGCTTGTATTGATGCTTATGCTTCCTACAAGATTGGTCACAAGCTTCTCATGGAAATGTGA